From one Rhodoferax sp. PAMC 29310 genomic stretch:
- a CDS encoding putative nucleotidyltransferase substrate binding domain-containing protein yields MPTPAPTPASFADSLAQHRVWRHVEPSSLKGLASRFTIESFAVGATLLVQGGLVNRVGWLIRGDVSLKDPDLGLSLGLQSGELLGFGATPNHQLSNWQAVAVTDCQVAWLAPEVLIDLCERQPELLVFFPSVPPRKTSLESSSDEAESGAPLNLLSTPIRTLIKREPITLAPNVTIRAAAEMMRDLRVSSILLVEQGQLFGLITDRDLRNRVVAQGLDSQRPVADIATLAPLTVSASSPAFDALLLMARHNIHHVPVMDGARIAGMITATDLTEQHSTSAVYLAGDIYKKTTLDGLAHISTKVKHLQQHLAAADASAYSTGHIVTAITDALTVRLIQLAETQFGPAPIDYVWVAAGSQARNEQSAKSDQDNCLILDDTYDETIHGEYFKTFSKFVCDGLAACGYIHCPGEMMAMTDTWRQPRQRWAQYFHKWVNQPEPKALMLTCVFFDLRAIHGQSDLLDGLRRDVLQRTKGNSLFLAYMVGNALKHRPPLGMFGSISLIRGGEHPGTIDLKHSGIVPIVDLARVYALADGLAAVNTSDRLEAAAQAGEVSAQSARDLQGALEFLAKLRIAHQARQIQTGQPPDNHLSLNELSNFERSHLKNAFSVVQTLQEVLEQRYQSGRF; encoded by the coding sequence ATGCCGACACCCGCTCCCACACCGGCCTCGTTTGCCGACAGCCTCGCCCAGCATCGCGTTTGGAGACACGTCGAGCCCTCCAGCCTGAAGGGGCTGGCCAGTCGCTTCACCATTGAGAGTTTCGCGGTCGGCGCCACGCTGCTGGTCCAAGGGGGCCTCGTCAACCGCGTCGGTTGGCTGATTCGTGGCGACGTTTCGCTCAAAGACCCCGACTTGGGCCTGTCGCTTGGCTTGCAAAGCGGTGAGTTGCTGGGGTTTGGTGCTACGCCCAACCATCAATTGAGCAACTGGCAGGCCGTGGCGGTGACCGACTGCCAAGTGGCCTGGTTAGCACCCGAAGTGCTCATCGACCTGTGCGAACGCCAGCCTGAATTGCTGGTTTTCTTCCCGTCGGTGCCGCCCCGAAAAACATCCCTGGAATCATCGAGCGACGAGGCCGAATCCGGCGCGCCACTCAACCTGCTGAGCACCCCGATTCGCACACTGATCAAACGGGAGCCCATCACACTGGCCCCGAATGTCACCATCCGTGCGGCCGCCGAGATGATGCGGGATTTGCGGGTCTCCTCGATCTTGCTGGTGGAGCAAGGTCAGTTGTTTGGCCTGATCACCGACCGTGACTTGCGCAACCGGGTGGTGGCCCAGGGTCTGGACAGTCAGCGCCCCGTGGCAGACATTGCCACATTGGCCCCGTTGACCGTCAGCGCCAGCAGCCCCGCGTTTGATGCCCTGCTGCTCATGGCACGCCACAACATTCACCACGTGCCTGTGATGGATGGCGCGCGAATTGCAGGCATGATCACTGCCACCGATTTGACAGAACAGCACAGCACTTCTGCTGTCTATCTGGCTGGCGACATCTACAAAAAAACCACGCTCGACGGTCTGGCCCACATCAGCACCAAGGTCAAGCATTTGCAACAGCACCTGGCGGCGGCGGATGCCAGCGCCTACAGCACCGGCCACATCGTGACTGCCATCACTGATGCATTGACCGTGCGGCTGATCCAGTTGGCTGAGACCCAATTCGGCCCTGCCCCCATCGACTATGTGTGGGTGGCCGCCGGTTCACAGGCGCGAAACGAACAATCGGCCAAGTCCGACCAGGACAACTGTCTGATTCTGGACGACACTTACGACGAAACCATACACGGCGAGTACTTCAAGACTTTCTCAAAGTTTGTGTGTGACGGCCTGGCAGCCTGCGGCTACATTCACTGCCCCGGCGAAATGATGGCCATGACTGACACTTGGCGTCAGCCGCGCCAGCGCTGGGCCCAGTACTTTCACAAGTGGGTCAACCAGCCAGAACCCAAGGCGCTAATGCTGACCTGTGTGTTCTTTGACCTTCGCGCCATCCACGGCCAGTCCGATCTGCTGGATGGTTTGCGCCGGGACGTGCTGCAGCGGACCAAGGGAAACAGCCTGTTTTTGGCGTACATGGTTGGCAATGCGCTCAAGCATCGCCCGCCGCTGGGCATGTTTGGCTCGATTTCCCTCATTCGCGGCGGCGAACACCCCGGCACCATTGACCTCAAGCATTCGGGCATTGTGCCCATCGTCGACCTGGCCAGGGTGTATGCCTTGGCGGATGGCCTGGCTGCAGTGAACACCAGTGACCGCCTGGAAGCGGCGGCCCAGGCGGGCGAGGTCAGCGCTCAAAGCGCGCGCGACTTGCAGGGTGCGCTGGAATTTTTGGCCAAGCTGAGAATTGCCCATCAGGCCCGCCAGATACAGACGGGCCAGCCACCTGACAACCACCTCTCATTGAACGAGTTGTCCAACTTTGAACGCAGCCACCTGAAAAATGCTTTCTCAGTGGTGCAAACCTTGCAAGAAGTCCTGGAACAACGCTACCAGTCCGGACGTTTCTAG
- a CDS encoding DUF2721 domain-containing protein — translation MFFAEDLSAVTHGIQLAVAPVFLLTAVSGMIGTVAGRLARIIDRARVLEARVLSAAESDPAMAPAYDELRSLRRRGWLVNGCIALLTLCAMLIGLTIVMLFLGETTQMNMLRFATVSFLAGVSCFLLALVCFLAETLLATRLLKFARPTVPR, via the coding sequence ATGTTTTTCGCCGAAGACTTATCCGCCGTCACCCACGGCATCCAACTCGCTGTGGCCCCGGTGTTCTTGCTGACCGCCGTCTCCGGCATGATTGGCACCGTGGCCGGCCGCCTGGCCAGAATCATTGACCGGGCCAGGGTGCTGGAAGCCCGTGTGCTCAGCGCGGCTGAGTCCGACCCTGCGATGGCCCCCGCCTATGACGAGTTGCGCAGTCTGCGCCGGCGCGGCTGGTTGGTCAACGGTTGCATTGCCTTGCTCACCCTGTGTGCCATGCTGATTGGCCTGACCATCGTGATGCTCTTTCTGGGTGAGACCACCCAGATGAACATGTTGCGTTTTGCGACCGTCTCCTTTCTGGCGGGCGTCAGTTGTTTTCTGCTCGCGCTGGTGTGCTTTCTGGCAGAGACCCTGCTTGCCACCCGCTTGCTCAAGTTCGCTCGCCCCACAGTGCCGCGTTAA
- a CDS encoding MFS transporter translates to MSLAQPSSPSGAPGRFNWGLISVFGSTLFQLSGIFMLAPWLLLILKSANVSTTVAGFFAATTWLGVFVITPFASALTQQLGRRPAMWLASVAPVLAAVGFLVTDVLWIWFVLQLLAGIAGGLRWVLAEAFIAEFAPPAQIGKYIGTYATMVGLTFVIGPAALAWVGASSPYALWVVIALLAIGLAWTAVIPQLPPDHDTHTAQVGLQGLWHAVLAHPIIMLAGFLGGFFELGLASILPLYGLALGHSDSTAALLVSASGLGGALTALPAGMVADRFASPTQGRRTMMAGFTALIFLACIAVLAVPYLTSLVWPVVFAWGAAGGALYTLAMIDIGAREKGITLVNSTAVLVLTYTLGGLVASAASGALIQWSPALAFPIALIGIAGLGVATLVKTQRKTRLSVDNHPTRPLPR, encoded by the coding sequence GTGAGCTTGGCACAACCCTCGTCACCCAGCGGCGCCCCTGGGCGCTTCAACTGGGGTTTGATCAGCGTCTTTGGCTCCACCCTGTTTCAGTTGTCGGGCATTTTTATGCTCGCTCCTTGGCTGTTGCTGATCCTGAAATCAGCGAACGTTTCAACCACTGTTGCTGGTTTTTTCGCGGCCACCACCTGGCTTGGCGTGTTTGTGATCACGCCATTTGCATCGGCACTGACCCAACAACTGGGCCGCCGGCCCGCCATGTGGCTGGCCTCAGTGGCACCGGTGCTGGCAGCGGTTGGGTTCCTCGTGACGGACGTCCTCTGGATCTGGTTCGTTCTGCAATTGCTGGCCGGTATCGCCGGCGGATTGCGGTGGGTACTGGCCGAAGCCTTCATTGCGGAGTTCGCCCCGCCTGCGCAGATTGGAAAATACATTGGCACCTACGCCACCATGGTCGGGCTGACTTTTGTCATCGGCCCCGCAGCGCTGGCCTGGGTAGGCGCCAGCAGCCCCTACGCCTTGTGGGTGGTGATTGCGCTGCTGGCCATTGGCCTGGCCTGGACCGCCGTGATTCCCCAACTGCCACCTGATCACGACACCCACACCGCCCAGGTGGGCCTGCAGGGACTGTGGCACGCCGTGCTGGCCCATCCCATCATCATGCTGGCCGGTTTTCTGGGTGGTTTCTTTGAACTCGGTCTGGCCTCCATCCTGCCGCTTTACGGCCTGGCTTTGGGCCACAGCGACAGTACCGCTGCGCTGCTGGTGTCCGCCAGCGGCCTGGGGGGCGCCTTGACGGCATTGCCTGCCGGCATGGTGGCAGATCGGTTTGCGTCACCGACACAGGGGCGGCGCACCATGATGGCCGGGTTTACGGCCCTCATCTTTCTGGCCTGTATTGCAGTGCTGGCGGTGCCTTACCTGACATCATTGGTTTGGCCGGTGGTATTTGCCTGGGGTGCCGCCGGTGGCGCGCTCTACACCCTGGCCATGATCGACATCGGCGCCCGGGAAAAAGGCATCACGCTGGTGAATAGCACGGCCGTGCTGGTGCTCACCTATACCTTGGGCGGTCTGGTGGCGTCCGCCGCTTCAGGCGCGCTCATCCAATGGTCACCTGCGCTGGCGTTTCCCATTGCATTGATCGGCATCGCCGGACTGGGTGTCGCCACGCTGGTCAAAACCCAGCGCAAAACTCGCCTATCGGTTGACAATCACCCAACACGCCCGCTACCCCGCTGA
- a CDS encoding HAD hydrolase family protein — MRPLSDWSPADWGQITGVFTDIDDTLTTDGAITPDALKALAALKAAGLHVIPITGRPIGWSEPFARGDAAAGVAPWPVDAIVAENGAVAFRGEDLQGIGLQPPFNLREPLLKLYQQDEATRRLNYTRMQAVAQQVLAAVPGAALSQDSPGRETDIAIDHSEFVHLAPEQIAHAVRIMHAAGMNATVSSIHINAWFGEHNKLSGARWIVSELFGRDLDAELSRWVYVGDSTNDQLMFQHFENSIGVANIRRFEADLSHKPRFITPSERGAGFAEVAQRLLAGRGL; from the coding sequence ATGCGTCCGCTATCCGACTGGTCACCCGCAGACTGGGGCCAGATCACAGGTGTGTTCACCGACATTGACGACACGCTCACCACTGACGGTGCGATCACGCCCGACGCGCTGAAGGCGCTGGCCGCTTTGAAGGCGGCCGGTTTGCATGTGATTCCCATCACAGGTCGCCCGATTGGCTGGAGCGAGCCTTTTGCGCGCGGTGATGCCGCCGCTGGCGTGGCGCCTTGGCCAGTGGATGCCATCGTGGCGGAAAACGGTGCGGTTGCTTTTCGGGGTGAGGATTTACAGGGAATTGGCCTGCAGCCCCCGTTTAACCTGCGGGAGCCGCTATTAAAACTATATCAACAAGATGAAGCCACCCGGCGGCTGAATTACACCCGCATGCAGGCCGTGGCGCAGCAAGTCTTGGCGGCCGTGCCCGGTGCGGCCTTGTCGCAGGATTCGCCGGGGCGCGAAACCGACATTGCCATTGACCACAGTGAGTTTGTTCACCTGGCCCCTGAGCAGATCGCCCACGCCGTGCGGATCATGCACGCAGCCGGTATGAACGCCACCGTGAGCAGCATCCACATCAACGCCTGGTTTGGCGAGCACAACAAGCTCAGCGGGGCGCGCTGGATTGTGAGCGAGTTGTTCGGGCGCGATCTGGACGCCGAGTTGAGCCGCTGGGTCTATGTGGGTGACTCCACCAATGACCAACTGATGTTTCAACACTTCGAGAACAGCATTGGCGTCGCCAATATTCGCCGGTTCGAAGCTGACCTGAGCCATAAGCCGCGCTTCATCACCCCCAGCGAGCGCGGTGCCGGCTTTGCCGAAGTGGCACAACGCCTTTTGGCTGGACGCGGTCTGTGA
- a CDS encoding peptide chain release factor 3, which yields MSYTAETRRRRTFAIISHPDAGKTTLTEKLLLFSGAIQIAGSVKARKATRHATSDWMEIEKQRGISVASSVMQMVYREHVINLLDTPGHKDFSEDTYRVLTAVDSALMVIDAANGVEAQTRRLIEVCRQRDTPIITFVNKMDREVREPLDIMDEIERELGMPCVPMTWPVGQGKTFGGIINLRTNAMTVFEPGSDRGPKDFTTIPLTEHATLLKRFGSEYESALESMELATGASPTWDHDAFLAGKQTPVFFGSGVNNFGVMEVLDALVDLSPSPRSRTSSALVNRQPVIKEIQPDDTAFSGVVFKVQANMDANHRDRIAFVRMASGKYTPGMKLKVMRTSKELRPTSVVTFMSQRREAVEEAYAGDIVGFTTHGGVQLGDTITDGSVNLQFTGLPFFAPELFMTVVLRNPLRTKQLQQGLAQLGEEGAIQVFRPEVGGNMLLGAVGQLQFEVVQHRLKGEYDADIRLEGCQYTGARWITADTPAELKAFCDAYPMRMARDAANTLAYLCTSPYDVRLAQERFPKIHFHPLREHAGLALQAAG from the coding sequence GTGTCCTATACCGCCGAAACTCGCCGCCGCCGCACTTTTGCGATCATTTCTCACCCCGACGCGGGTAAGACCACGCTGACTGAAAAATTATTGCTGTTTTCAGGTGCGATCCAGATCGCCGGCTCCGTCAAAGCTCGCAAAGCCACCCGCCACGCCACCAGCGACTGGATGGAAATTGAGAAGCAGCGTGGCATTTCCGTGGCCAGCTCGGTCATGCAGATGGTTTACCGCGAGCATGTGATCAACCTGCTAGACACGCCCGGCCACAAAGACTTCTCCGAAGATACCTACCGCGTGCTCACCGCCGTGGATTCGGCCCTGATGGTGATTGACGCCGCCAACGGCGTGGAGGCGCAAACCCGCCGCCTGATTGAGGTCTGCCGCCAGCGCGACACACCCATCATCACGTTTGTGAATAAGATGGACCGCGAGGTGCGCGAGCCGCTGGACATCATGGACGAGATCGAGCGCGAACTGGGCATGCCTTGCGTGCCGATGACCTGGCCCGTAGGCCAAGGCAAAACCTTTGGCGGCATCATCAACTTGCGCACCAACGCGATGACGGTGTTCGAGCCGGGTAGCGACCGGGGCCCGAAAGACTTCACAACCATCCCCTTGACCGAGCATGCGACTTTGCTCAAGCGCTTTGGCAGCGAGTACGAGTCGGCGCTGGAGAGCATGGAGCTGGCCACCGGTGCGTCACCAACCTGGGACCACGACGCCTTCCTGGCCGGCAAACAGACCCCTGTGTTTTTTGGCTCCGGTGTGAACAACTTCGGTGTGATGGAAGTGCTGGACGCGCTGGTGGACCTGTCGCCCTCGCCGCGCTCTCGCACCAGCTCGGCACTGGTCAACCGCCAGCCGGTGATCAAGGAAATCCAGCCCGACGACACAGCGTTTTCTGGCGTGGTGTTCAAGGTGCAGGCCAATATGGACGCCAACCACCGCGACCGCATTGCCTTTGTGCGCATGGCCTCGGGCAAGTACACGCCGGGCATGAAGCTCAAAGTGATGCGTACCAGCAAAGAACTGCGCCCCACCAGCGTGGTGACCTTCATGAGCCAGCGCCGTGAAGCGGTGGAAGAGGCTTACGCAGGCGACATCGTGGGCTTTACCACCCACGGCGGCGTGCAATTGGGCGACACCATCACCGACGGCAGCGTGAACCTACAGTTCACCGGCCTGCCCTTCTTTGCCCCCGAGCTGTTCATGACCGTGGTGCTGCGCAACCCCTTGCGCACCAAGCAGTTGCAGCAGGGCTTGGCCCAGTTGGGCGAAGAAGGCGCGATTCAGGTGTTCCGCCCGGAAGTCGGCGGCAACATGTTGCTGGGTGCCGTGGGTCAGTTGCAGTTTGAAGTGGTGCAGCACCGCCTCAAGGGCGAGTACGACGCCGACATTCGACTGGAAGGCTGCCAGTACACCGGCGCCCGCTGGATCACCGCCGACACCCCGGCCGAACTGAAAGCCTTTTGCGATGCTTACCCCATGCGCATGGCCCGCGACGCGGCCAACACATTGGCCTACCTGTGCACCTCACCCTATGACGTGCGCCTGGCCCAAGAGCGCTTCCCCAAAATCCACTTCCACCCGCTGCGCGAGCATGCTGGATTGGCCTTGCAGGCGGCAGGCTAA